The Cellulomonas wangleii genome includes a region encoding these proteins:
- a CDS encoding ABC transporter ATP-binding protein, whose protein sequence is MEQAMDHGTTVQQDAARTSLATLEERARARPEAFGRTSLIVCESLVRIYQAEGIEVQALQGLDLLVDEGEMIAVVGASGSGKSTLLSVLSGLDVPTAGNVRVGEWDLMTMTARERVEYRRSTVGFVWQQTARNLVPYLTAAENVALPMALAGRPRKQRRTEADALLDVLGVAYCADRRPGQMSGGEQQRVAIAVGLANAPRVLFADEPTGELDTATSADVLEAMRAVNRDLGTTVVVVTHDPGVSDHVQRTVAIRDGRTSSEVLRRTATRDDGTEHEVAEEFAVLDRAGRVQLPQEYRETLELVGRVRLTLEQSHVAVRRGHDTPAAAAPTTTPATAQRGEDHPGHGRRAR, encoded by the coding sequence ATGGAGCAGGCCATGGACCACGGGACGACGGTGCAGCAGGACGCAGCCCGGACGAGCCTGGCGACGCTGGAGGAACGTGCGCGGGCACGCCCGGAGGCGTTCGGGCGCACGTCGCTCATCGTGTGCGAGTCGCTCGTGCGCATCTACCAGGCCGAGGGCATCGAGGTGCAGGCCCTGCAGGGGCTGGACCTGCTCGTCGACGAGGGCGAGATGATCGCCGTCGTCGGCGCGTCCGGCTCCGGCAAGTCGACGCTGCTGTCGGTGCTGTCCGGGCTCGACGTGCCGACCGCCGGCAACGTGCGCGTCGGCGAGTGGGACCTCATGACGATGACCGCCCGCGAGCGCGTGGAGTACCGCCGCTCCACGGTCGGGTTCGTGTGGCAGCAGACCGCACGCAACCTCGTGCCGTACCTGACGGCGGCGGAGAACGTGGCCCTGCCCATGGCGCTGGCGGGCAGGCCGCGCAAGCAGCGCCGCACCGAGGCCGACGCCCTGCTGGACGTGCTCGGCGTGGCGTACTGCGCGGACCGCCGCCCGGGGCAGATGTCCGGCGGTGAGCAGCAGCGCGTCGCGATCGCCGTCGGCCTGGCCAACGCCCCGCGCGTCCTGTTCGCCGACGAGCCCACCGGTGAGCTCGACACCGCGACGTCCGCGGACGTGCTGGAGGCGATGCGGGCCGTCAACCGCGACCTGGGCACCACCGTCGTGGTCGTGACGCACGACCCGGGGGTCAGCGACCACGTGCAGCGCACGGTCGCGATCCGCGACGGCCGCACGAGCTCGGAGGTGCTGCGCCGCACCGCGACCCGCGACGACGGCACCGAGCACGAGGTGGCCGAGGAGTTCGCCGTGCTGGACCGCGCCGGGCGCGTGCAGCTGCCGCAGGAGTACCGCGAGACGCTCGAGCTGGTCGGCCGGGTGCGGCTCACGCTCGAGCAGTCGCACGTCGCGGTCCGCCGCGGGCACGACACCCCCGCCGCGGCAGCCCCGACGACCACCCCGGCGACGGCGCAGCGGGGCGAGGACCACCCCGGACACGGACGGAGAGCCCGATGA